The DNA window AGAACAACAACGAAAAGTTgcattgtaaaataatgaaataaaataatgaaatcatcTCGAAACTCTTGCCTTAttacagacatgaaaaatatatctataaagagtgaaacttttaaatgaaccaattcaaatagaaaacaaatattcttaGATTAGGCTATTTAATCTATTAGGCTATGTAATATGTTATGTAATCCGCATGAAACATGCATTTAGGGCGTATACTGCGGATATGATGAGTCAGTGTTGCCGACTTTATCTCTTAAACTGAAAACAGAAAGCACTAGTGTAACAATAAATTATTAGAACGTTAATGCAGTGTACTTGCTGTTTTTTACTTacacattcataattattatttgccAGTGCACTGTGGCAAGCCTTTTTTTTTGCCTGTGCTTGAGCGCTTAGACTCTGAAGCCAGTTAAAGGatcattattatgatttagatggtttattaataaaagtgcaacTAATAGTCgaaaaatgcttaaaattaacGACTACCAGTCGACCGGAAAAAACTTTAGTCAAGGGCAGCCCTATTGCATATTGACTAATTGTTTACAAGAAGCATAGCCTACATACGAGGCTGACAGTTAGCTGAATATATCCTAGCCTACTTGTTTAATAGTGACACagcctgcattttaaaatctttatttgaatgaggcaattaacatttttattttaaaatgtttatttaaatatggcAGCATAATATTCCAATCAACAATATTTCTATGAAAACGTCTCTGACAGAGActctcagccaatcactgtgtgcatagttagtaagcatgctgacatcatcAATAGCAATGAGGTAAACCCCGCCCTTGCACTTAGCCTAAGACTTCTGTCCATTCCTTTAGTAAAAGATGTCTCCGCAGCGttgtgaataggttttaagagaaaactcAGCTAAAAACTTTTACTGCTATTAAGGAGATCTCCtagtggtaagataaaatgtttcGTGAATACGGGCCCTGGCTTCTTGCATGCTGTTTATCATTTCTTACTTTTGCACAGATGATGCCGTTTTCAGTTACTTGTATTTTTCTAAAGTTTCTTTATACACTTTTTGTTGTATACACAGTTTTAGCTTGTTGATACTGAGGCGTTACTTTAGCGCCTTtctgcaaaactgaaaaataagtttTGTCCATTTTATTAAGGCTAATTGAGGGTATTAAATAGAAACCTCATCCTGGGCCTTGTTATGCATTGCAAACAGAGAATACATCATGCTAAGTCCCTAGAAAGGCCTGCCTTTAAATGCCTATTACACAATATCTTtattatactcttaaaaataaaggtgtttaaaaagtTTCTTCGCcactgaagaaccatttttggttccacaaagaaccatctctttcttaccttctataatctaaagaaccttctttcgccacaaatAACCTTTTGTGAAAAGAAAGAttcttcaaatgttaaaggttctttatggaaccatttagacaaaaaggttctatggcatcatgaagcacttttatttttaagagtgaaggcCCAGTGGCGAGAAGACCCACTGATAAAATGTCagatatttcctttattttacccAAAAGCTAAACTTCTAACTTAGGGCTAATTACTGCTTGGACACAGTAAACATCTCCCTTTTGGACCGAAGAAAGCATAAGCAGTAACACTCAGTTCCAAGAAAACCTACAAATTCACAGTTCAGCGGAAGAAGGGAGGAGAGTAGAAGGGGGAGTGTGGTCATATGTGCGTCACGTTGCTCTCAGTCAGCTTCCACCTGCCAAGGAAAACGATATGCCTCTGAAGGGCTTCTTAACTcggctttacacacatgctggcaAATGGGCTCTCTGGATTTAAACACTGAACAAGTGTATCTGTATaatgaataagaaaataaaaaaacatatataatactaAAACCATATTTCACTGATTTTCCACACCTAAGCTGTTAAATACACTGAGAAAAGTTAGCTATGTCCATTAAAATAACTTATTCTCCACAAAGAAAAGCTATGCTTTATGtcatttatgactttttatataggTTACATTGTAGgctctatatctatctatctatctatctatctatgtatatatctatatatatatatatatatatatatatatataaatatagacatagaCATGAATTGGAGCCAGATTTCACTAGTAGCCTAAGAGTGTAAGATAGTGCGCTGGCCTCATGCTGGCTGGAAACGTGCCCTGTTCAGGTAACCTGCGGGTAGCAGAGCACCTTGCGTTTGCCTCTTGGATCCAGCACAGTATAAAAGCCAGATGCAGCAGTGGACAGGATGAGAGATCTCCATCAGGATAACTGAGACTCACAGAGCTGCTGCTTCACCGCACACTCAAACAGATACGAACACTTCAACGGTACGATCTTGATGCAGAAAACTTATATAAACctttataaacttttttatatactttatgtcatttcaatatttaaaatatgtttttcgaTCTTTTGTCTTAATAATATAGGTATATATATTTTGAGACGTAAATGTTCATGggtattattttatttgcagatAATCACTGATTATTGATCCAAAAAGGGATGAAGAGCATCAGCTTTTTTACCGACATGCTGCTTCTACTCATAGCCAGTGACGCGAGCGCTTGGATTATCAGAAATGCGACTGAAACGCTCACCGGAACTAATATCACTATCAATAAATCGGAAATGGGGACTGACGGATTAGCATCCATGCCCAAATCGAGGCGAAAACGGTACATTTCGCAAGGTGACATGATAGCTATTCTGGACTATCACAACAAGGTGCGAGCGAATGTTTTCCCACCTGCAGCCAACATGGAGTATATGGTAAGGAACCAACTCATCCCTCTCAACTTTCCATCTTTCCAAAGAAACAATATGCAGCATTTTACCTCTCAATAGCAAAACTATAAAAAGTGTATTATATTGACTTGCGGTGCTGCATCTATATCATTCGACAGCTCCTCCTGCTGGatacaataaaatgttataaaagccTATTATAAAAGCCTCAAGCCATTTAATCCCAAAGATAAATTTACTTTTTAGCttaaaggtatttaaaaaagacttttaattttgtacatatatttttacaatcACACTGTCTTGatttaatgtaaacatttataacaaatgagtttgtgtgtgtgcatgattaaATGCCGTCTTATATGAAAGACATAGgtatattaaaaattgtaaaaaataatattgcatttttacCCCACACAATTAACTGTTGTTATATTGTTTTAGGTTTGGGATGAAGGCCTGGCCAGGTCAGCAGAGGCTTGGGCAGCCATGTGTATCTGGGAACATGGACCTTCTTACCTTCTTCGATATCTGGGTCAAAACCTCTCAGTCCGAACTGGCAAGTAAGTCTTGCAGGTGAACAGTTGTTTGCTATTGATAGAACTAACTCTCAGATCTTTATTATTCTTAGAATAAAGAAGTATTGTGTTCATTTAATGGCTTGAAATGTCGCTTTGGCAGCATTATCCAATTAAGGACTCAAGGCAATGGGCCAGACCAGAACCATGTTTTGGATGCTGTCCAGTAGataatgctttttgttttttctctgtcATTTTCTAAATTGCACCCAAATTGTTTCTGCTCCTGCCAGTTACCGCTCCATTCTTCAGCTGGTTAAACCTTGGTATGATGAGGTCAGAGATTATGTGTTTCCATACCCACATGACTGCAGTCCTCGCTGTCCGATGCGCTGTTATGGAGCCATGTGCACACATTACACACAAGTGAGTTTGGTAACAAGTCATAATTCAGATTAAGCATACAGTAAAATATGAGACGCTCTGTGAATTTTACAGATGGTGTGGGCATCATCAAACAGAGTTGGATGTGCCATCCAAACCTGTTACAACATGGTTGTGTGGGGCGCTGTATGGAGGGAGGCTACTTACCTGGTCTGCAATTATTCTCCAAAGTTAGTcatgtttttatcttttaatgCAACTCTAGCCAGATATTAAACACAGAGTGTACCCTTCTCAGTCTGATAATGCCAGCGCATGACTAAGGTGTTATGCATGCTCATCATTATGGTATATTTTTAAAACTGCCCTATTTTTCAGGGGCAACTGGATTGGTGAGGCACCTTACAGAGTCGGTGTGCCATGCTCAGCCTGTCCTCCAAGCTACGGAGGTTCATGCAGCAACAACATGTGCTTTCCTGCCATCAACTCAAACTTCATGTACTGGTTTAAATAAGATGTCTGTCATaaggaatagtaaaaaaaaaaaaacacagccatccaagatttagatgcGTCTGTTTCTTTcccagaacagatttggagaaatttagcattacataatttgcttaccaatggatcctctgcgaatgggtgccgtcaaaatgagagtgcaaacagctgataaaaacatcataatccaCTAGTACTCCACATGACTCCGCTGGATCAAAAACATCTTGTGACATGAAAACCtgcgtgtttgtaataaacaaattcatcattatgatttttaaaaagactTGCTTCTGGTTAAAATAGAAGTCCTCTATCCAAAATATTGCATCTTCCAGTGAAGCATCAGTATCTGAGTCAGTATCAGAAAAGAAATACACACTGATCAAGCATTGTTAGTCTAGagcagttctaaacaaatatgtcggtggattttgaatgagaggacaacaggggaatTACTTTTTCACTtaaggaagcgttattatggactatgggtatttttgtttttgctagaaaccacattttaaagttaaaagccTTAATAATGGACTTGTTTcaaaacaaacatgcagctttttactttccaagatgttaaatgatgaaCTTGAGTCATGTTCATTActcgtggattattgtgatgtttataacagctatttggactcttattctgatggcacccattcacagcagaggatccattggtgagcaagtgatgtaatctgtttagattaagaaacaaacaaatctacatCTCAGATCTTTTAAATCTATATTGATTTTGTACAGCAGATATTTGCCTTTTTGTATGTGATACTGTCGATTCCAGAAATGGTGCTAATGTTAATACAATCTTAACATGACTGTTTTAGAATCAGCCATCATATTGATGCTCATTAATAGATTAGTTCATTGCTCTATACTTTTATAcacatgtatttctttattttgtaaaaagtcgGTTTCATTACGGCTTTTCCAAGCTACTCAGACATAAAACAttcaagctattttttttttaatttttttttatttaatttaatttttaaagctgTCCGTGCATTTTCAGGACCAAAACCCACTTTTGTATTgataatgttaaatgtattttcaacA is part of the Carassius auratus strain Wakin chromosome 27, ASM336829v1, whole genome shotgun sequence genome and encodes:
- the LOC113046404 gene encoding peptidase inhibitor 15-like, with translation MKSISFFTDMLLLLIASDASAWIIRNATETLTGTNITINKSEMGTDGLASMPKSRRKRYISQGDMIAILDYHNKVRANVFPPAANMEYMVWDEGLARSAEAWAAMCIWEHGPSYLLRYLGQNLSVRTGNYRSILQLVKPWYDEVRDYVFPYPHDCSPRCPMRCYGAMCTHYTQMVWASSNRVGCAIQTCYNMVVWGAVWREATYLVCNYSPKGNWIGEAPYRVGVPCSACPPSYGGSCSNNMCFPAINSNFMYWFK